The following are from one region of the Tachysurus fulvidraco isolate hzauxx_2018 chromosome 15, HZAU_PFXX_2.0, whole genome shotgun sequence genome:
- the LOC113649193 gene encoding prolyl endopeptidase-like — translation MAFKYPEARRDENKVDDYHGVKISDPYWWLEDPDSDETKAFVEEQNKLSLPFLDQCEIREKFHQRLTELYNYPKYSCPYKRGDRYFYFHNKGLQNQDVLYVQDSLNSPASVFFDPNKLSEDGTVALKMGRLSEECEYFAYGLSSAGSDWVTVKFMKADDVTQLPDVLERVKFSCLAWSHDARGIFYNCYPLQQGKADGTETTTNLNQKLYYHVIGTSQSEDVLVAEFPEHPKWCSSVTISDDGRYAILSITEGCEPVNQLWYCDLHQLPNGISGLLPWVKLVDTFEAQYSYVTNEGTVFTFQTNLEAPRYCVINIDLQKPERENWSTLIPEHDKDVLGFVECVNQNFLLLNYLHDVKDTLHLYELSSGRWVRELPLDVGTVVGISCKKKHTDFFYKFTSFTTPGIIYHYDLSKPDAEPTVFRQVEVKGVQFSDYQTTQVFYPSKDGTKIPMFLVHARGLQKDGSHPVFLYGYGGFENSIQPYYNTANLLFVRHLGGILAVANIRGGGEYGQTWHKAGNLANKQNCFDDFQCAAEFLIQQKFTTENRIAINGASNGGLLVAACVNQRPDLFGCAVAEVGVMDMLKFHKFTIGHAWTTDYGCADHPEQFKWLIKYSPLHNLPSVDSEGPPFPAILLLTADHDDRVVPLHTLKYTATLQHGVGRRANQKQPLLVRVDTRSGHGAGKPTAKAILEDTHIFSFIAQTLGLCWRE, via the exons ATGGCTTTCAAATACCCGGAAGCACGAAGAGACGAGAATAAG gtggATGATTATCATGGTGTAAAGATCTCTGATCCGTACTGGTGGCTGGAGGATCCTGATAGTGACGAGACCAAG gcatttGTAGAGGAGCAGAATAAACTCTCCCTACCGTTCCTGGATCAGTGTGAGATCCGAGAAAAGTTTCATCAACGACTCACTGAACTGTACAACTACCCCAAATACAGCTGCCCCTATAAGAGAggagacag GTATTTTTACTTCCATAACAAAGGTCTGCAGAATCAGGACGTGTTGTACGTACAGGACTCTCTGAACAGTCCCGCTTCTGTTTTCTTTGATCCCAACAAGCTGTCTGAGGATGGAACCGTAGCTCTAAAAA tgggtcGTCTGTCGGAGGAGTGTGAGTATTTTGCGTATGGTCTGAGCAGCGCCGGTTCTGATTGGGTGACGGTGAAGTTTATGAAGGCTGATGATGTCACTCAGCTTCCTGATGTTCTGGAGAGAGTGAAGTTTAGCTGCCTCGCCTGGAGCCATGACGCCAGGGGCATCTTCTACAACTGCTACCCCCTGCAACAGGGCAAGGCTGATg GCACCGAAACGACCACTAACCTGAACCAGAAACTCTACTATCATGTGATCGGCACCAGCCAATCAGAGGACGTGTTGGTGGCCGAGTTCCCAGAGCATCCGAAATGGTGCAGCAGCGTCACT ATATCAGATGATGGACGTTACGCCATCTTGTCCATCACTGAAGGTTGTGAGCCTGTAAACCAGTTGTGGTACTGTGACTTACACCAGCTACCCAATGGCATCTCag GTTTGTTGCCGTGGGTGAAGCTGGTGGATACGTTCGAGGCGCAGTACTCCTACGTCACCAATGAGGGCACTGTGTTCACCTTCCAAACCAACCTGGAAGCTCCGCGTTACTGCGTCATCAACATCGACCTGCagaaaccagagagagagaactggagCACACTGATACCTGAACATGACAAAGATGTCCTGG GGTTTGTGGAATGTGTCAATCAGAACTTCCTGCTTCTGAATTACTTACATGACGTGAAGGACACGCTGCACCTGTACGAGCTCTCGAGCGGCCGCTGGGTCCGTGAGCTGCCTCTAGACGTGGGCACGGTGGTGGGGATCAGCTGCaagaagaaacacacagacttCTTCTACAAATTCACCTCCTTCACCACACCTG gaatcaTCTACCACTATGACCTGAGTAAACCAGACGCAGAACCCACAGTGTTCAGACAGGTGGAGGTGAAGGGAGTGCAGTTCTCTGATTATCAGACCacccag gTTTTCTATCCTAGTAAAGATGGCACAAAGATCCCGATGTTTCTGGTTCACGCTCGGGGTTTACAGAAGGACGGTTCACACCCTGTATTTCTGTACGGATACGGAGGCTTTGAGAACTCCATCCAACCCTACTACAA cacagCTAACCTGCTCTTCGTCAGACACCTTGGTGGGATTCTGGCGGTGGCAAACATCCGAGGAGGAGGAGAATACGGTCAGACGTGGCACAAAG cgggAAACTTGGCCAATAAGCAGAATTGTTTCGATGACTTTCAGTGTGCGGCTGAGTTTCTGATCCAGCAGAAGTTCACCACAGAGAACCGCATCGCCATCAACGGAGCGTCCAATGGGGGACTGCTCGTGg CTGCTTGTGTGAACCAGCGTCCTGATCTGTTCGGCTGTGCTGTGGCTGAGGTCGGAGTCATGGACATGCTGAAGTTTCACAAGTTCACCATTGGTCACGCCTGGACCACCGACTACGGCTGTGCAGACCACCCTGAGCAGTTCAAATGGCTCATCAA gtactcACCCCTCCATAACCTCCCATCTGTGGATTCTGAAGGTCCTCCCTTTCCAGCCATTCTGCTCCTGACAGCAGATCACGATGACCGTGTGGTTCCTCTACACACACTGAAGTATACGGCGACGCTGCAGCACGGTGTGGGCCGCAGAGCCAATCAGAAACAACCGCTCCTGGTCCGAGTGGACACGCGCTCTGGGCACGGAGCCGGAAAACCCACCGCCAAGGCCATCCTGGAGGATACACACATCTTCTCTTTCATAGCTCAGACACTCGGCCTCTGCTGGAGAGAGTAA